Proteins co-encoded in one Streptomyces sp. NBC_01283 genomic window:
- a CDS encoding helix-turn-helix transcriptional regulator yields the protein MLETSARLLRLLSLLQAHRDWSGADLADRLGVTPRTVRRDVDRLRELGYPVNASPGTGGGYQLGAGAELPPLLLDDDEAVAVAVGLRTAAGQGIEGIGETSVRALAKLEQVLPNRLRRRVGALTAFTVPMLRTPRQQAVDPSVLTELAHACRDAERLRFDYRDHGGSSTRRTVEPHRIVCTERRWYLVAWDVDRDDWRTFRVDRIAPRPPHGPRFEPRTPPADDLAAYVSKGVSTRAYAAQAVLRLLVPLEEAAQRITPSDGTLEAETERSCLLRTGALSLDVMVIHVLLMGFEFEVVEPADFTERIGEARDLLSRALDRGVRSADPGAVPPAAGTPRTADGADRTPGTRSGSGAA from the coding sequence ATGTTGGAGACCTCCGCACGCCTGCTCCGCCTGCTCTCGCTGCTCCAGGCCCACCGCGACTGGTCGGGCGCGGACCTGGCCGACCGGCTCGGCGTCACCCCGCGCACCGTCCGCCGTGACGTGGACCGGCTCCGCGAGCTCGGCTACCCCGTCAACGCGAGCCCCGGCACGGGCGGCGGCTACCAGCTGGGCGCGGGCGCGGAGCTGCCGCCGCTGCTCCTGGACGACGACGAGGCGGTCGCCGTGGCCGTCGGCCTGCGCACCGCCGCCGGACAGGGCATCGAGGGCATCGGCGAGACCTCCGTACGCGCCCTGGCCAAGCTGGAGCAGGTCCTGCCGAACAGACTGCGGCGCAGGGTGGGCGCCCTGACGGCGTTCACGGTGCCGATGCTCAGGACCCCGCGGCAGCAGGCCGTCGACCCCTCGGTCCTGACCGAACTCGCCCACGCCTGCCGGGACGCGGAGCGGCTGCGCTTCGACTACCGCGACCACGGCGGCAGTTCGACCCGCCGCACCGTCGAACCGCACCGCATCGTCTGCACCGAGCGCCGCTGGTACCTGGTCGCCTGGGACGTCGACCGCGACGACTGGCGCACGTTCCGCGTGGACCGCATCGCCCCGAGGCCGCCGCACGGCCCGCGCTTCGAGCCACGCACCCCACCCGCCGACGACCTCGCCGCGTACGTCTCCAAGGGCGTCTCCACGCGCGCGTACGCCGCACAGGCGGTGCTCCGGCTCCTGGTGCCCCTGGAGGAGGCGGCCCAGCGGATCACGCCGTCGGACGGCACGCTGGAGGCCGAGACCGAACGCAGCTGTCTGCTCCGCACGGGCGCCCTGAGCCTGGACGTCATGGTGATCCACGTGCTCCTGATGGGCTTCGAGTTCGAGGTCGTCGAACCGGCGGACTTCACCGAACGGATCGGCGAGGCGCGGGACCTGCTCAGCCGGGCCCTGGACCGGGGTGTTCGGTCTGCGGATCCGGGTGCTGTTCCTCCGGCGGCTGGAACGCCGCGTACCGCGGATGGTGCAGATCGAACGCCGGGGACTCGGAGCGGATCCGGGGCAGCGTGA
- a CDS encoding I78 family peptidase inhibitor, protein MAPIPTPPAEPQDSFDAYVGLAAEGAERQARERGWSTVRSLPPGAIITMEYLAGRLNFEVKEGVVIRCWKG, encoded by the coding sequence ATGGCACCTATACCGACCCCTCCCGCCGAACCCCAGGACAGCTTCGACGCCTACGTCGGCCTCGCGGCCGAGGGCGCCGAGCGGCAGGCCCGCGAGCGCGGCTGGTCCACCGTCAGGTCGCTGCCGCCGGGCGCGATCATCACCATGGAGTACCTCGCGGGGCGGCTCAACTTCGAGGTCAAGGAAGGCGTCGTGATCCGCTGCTGGAAGGGCTGA
- a CDS encoding phosphatase PAP2 family protein — MRTERNLTRLDRVFARLDREPERPAGLDLPRMSRHRIVLFSATLAFYLAIVVAVLTTSWLVRFDWQVMFFRPYQQWPEIHAFLDYWVVLGQRGPTAVMVAAWLGWRSWRQHTIRPLLTFGAALLLLNVTVGAAKLGMGRLGPHYATTIGANEMWLGGDIFPSGHTANAVVTWGILAYMASTPRTRRYLSALSAVVSLSVGLTTVYLGTHWLSDVLLGWAAGLLVLLALPWVEPLLTRVEGWIFSLRDLWRARRAGLTAPVAPAPARVPQPATAPPGEPPLREPVGAARPARAPAYLAPGPHTPRSERSPVTPAGSRRPPHSERASRAATSPRPVAGG, encoded by the coding sequence GTGCGTACCGAACGAAACCTCACCCGTCTGGACCGGGTCTTCGCCCGTCTCGACCGGGAGCCGGAACGACCGGCCGGCCTCGATCTGCCGAGGATGAGCAGACACAGGATCGTGCTCTTCAGCGCGACCCTGGCCTTCTACCTCGCCATCGTGGTCGCCGTGCTGACCACGTCGTGGCTGGTGCGGTTCGACTGGCAGGTCATGTTCTTCCGGCCCTACCAGCAGTGGCCCGAGATCCACGCCTTCCTCGACTACTGGGTGGTCCTCGGCCAGCGCGGCCCGACCGCCGTGATGGTCGCGGCCTGGCTGGGCTGGCGCTCCTGGCGTCAGCACACCATCCGACCGCTCCTGACGTTCGGCGCCGCCCTGCTGCTGCTCAACGTCACGGTCGGCGCCGCCAAGCTCGGCATGGGCCGCCTCGGCCCGCACTACGCCACCACGATCGGCGCCAACGAGATGTGGCTCGGCGGCGATATATTTCCCTCCGGCCACACCGCCAACGCCGTCGTGACCTGGGGAATCCTGGCCTATATGGCCTCCACCCCGCGTACCCGCCGCTACCTCTCGGCGCTCTCCGCCGTGGTCTCCCTCAGCGTCGGCCTGACCACGGTGTACCTCGGCACGCACTGGCTGAGCGACGTCCTCCTCGGCTGGGCCGCGGGTCTGCTCGTCCTGCTCGCGCTGCCCTGGGTGGAGCCGCTGCTCACCCGGGTCGAGGGCTGGATCTTCAGCCTGCGGGACCTGTGGCGCGCCCGCCGCGCCGGTCTCACGGCCCCGGTCGCCCCGGCCCCCGCGAGGGTGCCGCAGCCCGCGACCGCCCCGCCCGGCGAGCCCCCGCTCCGCGAGCCGGTCGGCGCCGCCCGCCCGGCCCGCGCCCCGGCCTACCTCGCGCCGGGACCGCACACACCGCGCTCCGAGCGCAGCCCGGTCACTCCGGCAGGCAGCCGCCGCCCGCCGCACTCCGAGCGGGCCTCACGCGCCGCCACGTCGCCCCGCCCGGTGGCGGGCGGCTAG
- a CDS encoding glycosyltransferase family 39 protein, translated as MTDLDQRLPPPSYGARASAALRRAAPALLAYAGVRALGVVVLAAWSAAAGKSPHTLLTARWDSLWYTRVAEHGYGWEVTLPDGSVHSNLAFFPLLPWLERLVSAISPLSYADAGLVVSWLASLCAAAGIFAIADHLYGRRAGVCAVALWAVLPVGIVQSMAYSESLFTALAAWSLYAVLTGRWVWAGVLASCAGLTRPVGAAVVAAIWVTAAVRLHRERRPDPHMILGVVLAPLGAAGYVLWVGHRTGDGLLGYLDVQAGWGNGFDFGYAFARFVGDKFTGFPGALAGVGLILGVALVVWLYVIGVRRKQPLPLLVYCGIVVALALCAAGYFGSKPRLLLPAFPLLLPLAVALARLRTPRSALVLGGVAVASAVYGAFWLNGSGPP; from the coding sequence GTGACCGACCTGGACCAACGCCTGCCCCCGCCGTCGTACGGCGCCCGTGCGAGCGCCGCGCTGCGCCGTGCGGCGCCCGCACTCCTCGCCTATGCGGGGGTGCGCGCCCTGGGGGTCGTGGTCCTCGCCGCGTGGAGCGCGGCGGCGGGCAAGAGCCCGCACACCCTCCTCACCGCCCGCTGGGACTCCCTCTGGTACACCCGCGTCGCCGAGCACGGCTACGGCTGGGAGGTGACGCTCCCGGACGGCAGCGTCCACTCGAACCTCGCGTTCTTCCCGCTGCTGCCCTGGCTGGAACGTCTCGTCTCGGCGATCAGCCCGTTGTCGTACGCCGATGCCGGCCTGGTGGTGAGCTGGCTCGCCTCGCTCTGCGCCGCCGCGGGGATCTTCGCGATCGCCGACCATCTGTACGGACGCCGGGCCGGTGTCTGCGCGGTCGCGCTGTGGGCGGTCCTCCCCGTGGGGATCGTGCAGTCGATGGCGTACAGCGAGTCCCTCTTCACCGCGCTCGCGGCCTGGTCGCTGTACGCGGTGCTCACCGGCCGCTGGGTGTGGGCGGGCGTGCTCGCCTCCTGCGCGGGCCTGACCCGGCCGGTCGGTGCCGCGGTCGTCGCCGCGATCTGGGTGACGGCAGCCGTCCGCCTGCACCGGGAGCGCAGGCCCGACCCGCACATGATCCTCGGGGTGGTCCTCGCGCCGCTCGGCGCCGCGGGCTACGTCCTGTGGGTCGGCCACCGCACCGGCGACGGCCTCCTCGGCTATCTCGACGTCCAGGCGGGCTGGGGCAACGGCTTCGACTTCGGCTACGCCTTCGCCCGCTTCGTCGGCGACAAGTTCACCGGCTTCCCCGGAGCCCTCGCGGGAGTCGGCCTGATCCTCGGGGTCGCCCTGGTGGTCTGGCTGTACGTCATCGGCGTACGGAGGAAGCAGCCGCTGCCGCTCCTCGTCTACTGCGGGATCGTCGTGGCGCTCGCCCTGTGCGCCGCGGGCTATTTCGGCTCGAAGCCGCGCCTCCTGCTGCCCGCCTTCCCCTTGCTCCTGCCGCTCGCGGTGGCGCTCGCCCGGCTGCGTACGCCCAGGTCGGCGCTGGTCCTGGGGGGTGTGGCCGTGGCGAGCGCGGTGTACGGGGCGTTCTGGCTGAACGGCTCGGGTCCGCCATGA
- a CDS encoding MFS transporter codes for MSGSTTATAPSGRRVPGSQGGANRWLVLVVLCVSLLLVAVDATVLHVAVPAVTEDLKPGGIELLWIVDIYPLICASLLILFGTLGDRVGRRRVLLLGYALFGVASAVAAMADNAQILIAARALLGVGGAMIMPATLSILRQVFPDRRERAVAIGVWSAVAGIGAAGGPLLGGFLLEHFWWGSVFLINIPLMLVSLPIGRLLLPESTGDRDGPWDVVGALMAAGGLFGLVFAVKRAGGGESPFGMTTLLSFFLGAALLVGFVRRQRRRKHPLIDLSMFARPAFSTSLGCIVLAMLALVGLELVAAQYLQLVLGLSPLETGMRLVPLTVAAMAAGLAGSKLLHRFGPRAMVASGFTLTAVAVVILTGMGDQLNDPLMMTSFVLLGLGLQTTLFGSYESMLSEAPQAQAGGAAAIGETSYQLGAGIGIALLGSVMNAAYAPGLSSVRGVPAKESAAASHSLGEAYEVASGLGGGAGEALRNAARESFVHGLHVTLLVSAGLLLLGALMALKLPRTMECGTPAALPEREQGVPAPRGEAGVPAESVR; via the coding sequence ATGTCGGGTTCAACCACGGCCACCGCCCCTTCCGGCCGTCGGGTACCCGGGTCGCAGGGTGGCGCCAACCGCTGGCTGGTGCTCGTCGTTCTCTGCGTGAGCCTGCTGCTCGTCGCCGTCGACGCCACCGTTCTGCACGTCGCCGTGCCCGCCGTCACCGAGGACCTGAAGCCCGGTGGCATCGAGCTGCTGTGGATCGTGGACATCTATCCACTGATCTGCGCCTCGCTGCTCATCCTCTTCGGCACCCTCGGTGACCGGGTGGGCCGCAGACGCGTGCTGCTCCTCGGTTATGCCCTCTTCGGCGTGGCATCGGCCGTGGCCGCCATGGCGGACAACGCCCAGATCCTGATCGCTGCCCGCGCCCTGCTCGGCGTCGGCGGCGCGATGATCATGCCCGCGACGCTCTCGATCCTCCGCCAGGTCTTCCCCGACCGGCGGGAGCGCGCCGTCGCCATCGGCGTGTGGAGCGCGGTGGCCGGTATCGGCGCCGCGGGCGGGCCGCTGCTCGGGGGGTTCCTCCTTGAGCACTTCTGGTGGGGCTCGGTCTTCCTCATAAACATCCCGCTGATGCTGGTCAGCCTGCCCATCGGGCGTCTGCTGCTTCCCGAGTCGACGGGCGACCGCGACGGGCCGTGGGACGTGGTCGGCGCGCTGATGGCCGCGGGCGGCCTCTTCGGCCTCGTGTTCGCGGTGAAGCGGGCGGGCGGCGGCGAGTCACCGTTCGGCATGACGACCCTCCTCTCGTTCTTCCTGGGCGCGGCCCTCCTGGTCGGCTTCGTCCGCAGGCAGCGGCGGCGCAAGCACCCGCTCATAGACCTGTCGATGTTCGCGCGGCCCGCGTTCAGCACCTCGCTGGGCTGCATCGTGCTCGCGATGCTCGCCCTGGTCGGCCTGGAACTGGTCGCCGCGCAGTATCTGCAGCTGGTGCTCGGCCTCTCCCCGCTGGAGACCGGCATGCGGCTGGTGCCGCTCACCGTCGCCGCGATGGCCGCGGGCCTCGCCGGATCGAAGCTCCTGCACCGCTTCGGCCCGCGCGCGATGGTCGCCTCCGGCTTCACCCTCACGGCGGTGGCCGTGGTGATCCTCACCGGCATGGGCGACCAGCTGAACGACCCGCTGATGATGACCAGCTTCGTGCTGCTGGGCCTCGGCCTGCAGACCACGCTCTTCGGGTCCTACGAGTCGATGCTCAGCGAGGCGCCCCAGGCGCAGGCGGGCGGCGCCGCCGCGATCGGCGAGACCTCGTACCAGCTGGGTGCCGGCATCGGCATCGCGCTGCTCGGCAGCGTCATGAACGCGGCGTACGCGCCGGGCCTCTCCTCCGTGCGGGGCGTGCCCGCCAAGGAGAGCGCCGCCGCGAGCCACTCGCTCGGCGAGGCGTACGAAGTCGCTTCGGGGCTCGGCGGCGGGGCGGGCGAGGCCCTGCGCAACGCCGCCCGCGAGTCCTTCGTGCACGGACTGCATGTGACCTTGCTGGTCAGTGCGGGGCTGCTGCTGCTCGGCGCCCTGATGGCGCTGAAGCTGCCGCGGACCATGGAGTGCGGGACGCCTGCGGCGCTGCCCGAGCGGGAGCAGGGGGTACCGGCGCCCCGGGGCGAGGCGGGAGTCCCCGCGGAGTCCGTCCGCTGA
- a CDS encoding acyl-CoA dehydrogenase family protein, whose translation MSASARIPLPPFDPADPLGIDDLLEPEDLAIRETVRSWAADRVLPHIADWYEKGELPGIRDLARELGSIGALGMSLEGYGCAGASSVQYGLACLELEAADSGIRSLVSVQGSLAMYAIHRFGSEEQKQRWLPGMAAGEIIGCFGLTEPDHGSDPASMRTFAKKDGTDWVLTGRKMWITNGSVAGVAVVWAHTDDGIRGFVVPTEAPGFSAPEIKHKWSLRASVTSELVLDEVRLPADAVLPEVTGLKGPLSCLSHARYGIVWGAMGAARSSFEAAVEYSKTREQFGRPIGGFQLTQAKLADMAVELHKGILLAHHLGRRLDAGRLRPEQVSFGKLNNVREAIEICRTSRTILGANGISLEYPVMRHATNLESVLTYEGTVEMHQLVLGKALTGLDAFR comes from the coding sequence ATGTCCGCAAGCGCCCGCATCCCTCTGCCGCCCTTCGACCCCGCCGACCCCCTCGGCATCGACGACCTCCTGGAGCCGGAGGATCTCGCGATCCGGGAGACCGTCCGCAGCTGGGCGGCCGACCGCGTCCTGCCGCACATCGCCGACTGGTACGAGAAGGGCGAGCTGCCCGGCATCCGCGATCTCGCCCGCGAGCTCGGCTCGATCGGCGCGCTCGGCATGTCCCTGGAGGGCTACGGCTGCGCCGGGGCGAGCTCCGTCCAGTACGGGCTCGCCTGCCTGGAGCTGGAGGCCGCCGACTCCGGCATCCGCTCGCTCGTCTCCGTGCAGGGCTCCCTCGCCATGTACGCCATCCACCGCTTCGGCTCCGAGGAGCAGAAGCAGCGCTGGCTGCCCGGCATGGCCGCGGGCGAGATCATCGGCTGCTTCGGCCTGACCGAGCCCGACCACGGCTCCGACCCGGCGTCCATGCGCACCTTCGCCAAGAAGGACGGCACCGACTGGGTGCTCACCGGACGCAAGATGTGGATCACCAACGGATCGGTGGCCGGGGTCGCCGTGGTCTGGGCCCACACCGACGACGGGATCAGGGGCTTCGTCGTCCCCACCGAGGCCCCCGGCTTCTCGGCGCCCGAGATCAAGCACAAGTGGTCGCTGCGCGCGAGCGTCACCAGTGAGCTGGTGTTGGACGAGGTGCGGCTGCCCGCCGACGCCGTGCTTCCCGAGGTCACCGGGCTCAAGGGCCCGCTGAGCTGTCTCTCCCACGCGCGCTACGGCATCGTCTGGGGAGCCATGGGCGCGGCCCGCTCCTCCTTCGAGGCGGCCGTCGAGTACTCCAAGACCCGCGAGCAGTTCGGCAGGCCCATCGGCGGCTTCCAGCTCACCCAGGCCAAGCTCGCCGACATGGCGGTCGAGCTGCACAAGGGCATCCTGCTCGCGCACCACCTCGGCCGGCGCCTGGACGCGGGCAGGCTCCGCCCCGAACAGGTCAGCTTCGGCAAGCTCAACAACGTACGAGAAGCGATCGAGATCTGCCGCACGTCCCGGACGATCCTGGGCGCGAACGGGATCTCGCTGGAGTACCCCGTCATGCGGCATGCGACGAACCTCGAATCGGTGCTCACCTATGAGGGCACCGTCGAGATGCATCAGCTCGTGTTGGGCAAGGCGCTCACCGGCCTTGACGCCTTCCGGTGA
- a CDS encoding cell division protein SepF has product MGSVRKASAWLGLVDDNNNDERYYDGYDDDGAEGPGEAWVTDPRVRVVAEAAEEEGRRIGTVTPDSFRDARGIGELFRDGVPVIINLTSMEPGDAKRVVDFAAGLTFGLRGSIERVATRVFLLTPADTHIVNGEATSRPADGFFNQS; this is encoded by the coding sequence ATGGGATCGGTGCGCAAGGCGAGTGCCTGGCTTGGCCTCGTCGACGACAACAACAATGACGAGCGTTACTACGACGGCTACGACGACGACGGGGCCGAGGGTCCCGGCGAAGCCTGGGTGACCGACCCGCGGGTGCGGGTGGTCGCCGAGGCCGCCGAAGAGGAAGGGCGCCGGATCGGGACCGTGACCCCGGACAGTTTCCGGGACGCGCGCGGCATCGGCGAGCTCTTCCGGGACGGCGTCCCGGTCATCATCAACCTCACGTCGATGGAGCCCGGCGACGCCAAGCGCGTCGTGGACTTCGCGGCGGGCCTGACGTTCGGTCTGCGCGGCTCCATCGAGCGCGTGGCGACGCGGGTGTTCCTGCTCACCCCCGCCGACACGCACATCGTCAACGGGGAGGCGACGAGCCGTCCGGCGGACGGTTTCTTCAACCAGAGCTAG
- a CDS encoding DUF5685 family protein — protein sequence MFGIVRPCSHRLGEGLKTQWMAHLCGLCLALRSDHGQFARVVTNYDGLIISVLTEAQAQKSTGWRRTAGPCPLRGMRTASVAQGEGARLAAAVSLVLASAKVRDHVVDGDGLLARRPVAAAARKVARSWDRAGARTGADVGFDTAVLLDAVERQVGIEGLAGPGTSLLTVTEPTETATAAAFAHTAVIAGRPGNAEPLAEAGRLFGRLAHLLDAVEDKEADAASGAWNPLTATGTGLAEARRLADDALHGIRLALRDAEFTDGKLAHVLLAHELGRSVDRAFGTDACGHTHEVTAHQGGTFGPPPGQGGPYGPPSSGPYGPQSPYGGGNPYGGGAPGGPVGPGGPGGPGGPGGFGGGPGSEPQPPKPGKRGFWAGCAVAIGLCCTCKVCCADSYEGPWSRKKREGCCNNCGDCGCCGICECCQCCDCGI from the coding sequence ATGTTCGGAATCGTCAGGCCCTGCAGTCATCGTCTGGGCGAGGGGCTGAAAACACAATGGATGGCGCACCTCTGCGGCCTCTGTCTCGCGCTGCGCAGTGATCACGGGCAGTTCGCCCGCGTCGTGACCAACTACGACGGCCTGATCATCTCGGTTCTGACGGAGGCTCAGGCCCAGAAGTCCACCGGCTGGCGCCGCACCGCGGGCCCCTGTCCGCTGCGCGGCATGCGCACCGCTTCCGTCGCGCAGGGCGAGGGCGCACGGCTCGCCGCCGCGGTCTCGCTGGTGCTCGCGTCGGCGAAGGTGCGCGACCACGTCGTCGACGGGGACGGTCTCTTGGCCCGCAGGCCGGTGGCTGCCGCCGCCCGCAAGGTGGCACGGAGCTGGGACCGGGCGGGCGCCCGCACCGGCGCCGATGTGGGATTCGACACGGCGGTCCTGCTCGACGCCGTCGAACGGCAGGTCGGCATCGAGGGCTTGGCGGGCCCCGGTACCTCCCTGCTCACGGTCACCGAGCCGACCGAGACCGCGACCGCCGCGGCCTTCGCGCACACCGCCGTCATCGCGGGCAGGCCGGGCAACGCCGAGCCGCTCGCCGAGGCCGGGCGGCTCTTCGGCAGGCTCGCGCACCTCCTGGATGCCGTGGAGGACAAGGAAGCTGACGCCGCGTCGGGTGCCTGGAACCCGCTGACGGCCACGGGCACCGGCCTCGCCGAGGCCCGGCGCCTGGCCGACGACGCGCTGCACGGCATTCGCCTGGCACTGCGCGACGCCGAATTCACCGACGGCAAGCTCGCCCATGTGCTGCTCGCGCACGAGCTGGGGCGTTCGGTGGACCGCGCCTTCGGCACCGACGCGTGCGGGCACACACATGAGGTGACGGCCCATCAGGGCGGCACGTTCGGACCGCCGCCGGGGCAGGGCGGGCCGTACGGACCTCCCTCCAGCGGTCCGTACGGCCCGCAGTCCCCGTACGGAGGTGGCAATCCGTACGGAGGCGGGGCGCCCGGCGGGCCCGTGGGTCCCGGCGGGCCCGGCGGCCCCGGCGGCCCCGGTGGCTTCGGGGGCGGGCCCGGGTCCGAGCCGCAGCCGCCGAAGCCGGGCAAGCGGGGCTTCTGGGCGGGGTGCGCGGTCGCCATCGGGCTCTGCTGCACCTGCAAGGTCTGCTGCGCCGATTCCTACGAGGGTCCCTGGTCCCGCAAGAAGCGGGAGGGCTGCTGCAACAACTGCGGCGACTGCGGGTGCTGCGGCATCTGTGAGTGCTGCCAGTGCTGTGACTGCGGGATCTAA